In Desulfitobacterium chlororespirans DSM 11544, one DNA window encodes the following:
- a CDS encoding D-2-hydroxyacid dehydrogenase: MKIKKIAILFQSTNKVPIEFEERHLDMIRQTVPGVNVVRAYTESELLPGELDADVLITWGQYSPVEFCTKATNLKWIHAVSAGIEGLTIPEIMSLDAVMSNTKGIHGIPMAEHTMALILASLRQLPVLLKQQQEKVWLKHKPDETQGKTVGIIGLGSIGEEVAKKCKLFGMKVVATKRTPVACEWVDELYPDHQLDKLLCQADFVVVVVPLTPETTKLIGEKEFKLMKKTSYIINIARGKVIDEKALVKALQDGDIGGAGLDCVEDEPLPQDSPLWDMPNVIITPHTAADSPFYMDRAMNQFCESLKKFINNQDILNKINKNKGY, from the coding sequence ATGAAGATTAAGAAAATCGCAATCTTATTTCAATCCACCAACAAAGTTCCTATCGAATTTGAAGAACGGCATCTGGACATGATCAGGCAAACGGTCCCAGGGGTAAATGTTGTCCGGGCTTATACTGAATCAGAGCTGTTGCCCGGGGAGCTGGACGCCGATGTTCTCATCACTTGGGGACAGTACTCTCCCGTAGAATTCTGCACTAAAGCCACCAACTTAAAATGGATCCACGCTGTATCCGCCGGAATCGAAGGACTAACCATACCGGAAATCATGAGTTTGGATGCGGTTATGTCCAATACTAAAGGAATACATGGCATCCCAATGGCTGAGCATACCATGGCCCTGATTCTGGCCTCTCTCCGCCAATTGCCGGTATTGCTCAAACAACAACAGGAAAAGGTATGGCTGAAGCATAAGCCTGATGAAACTCAGGGCAAAACCGTAGGAATTATCGGCCTAGGCAGTATTGGCGAGGAAGTTGCCAAGAAATGCAAGCTGTTCGGAATGAAGGTTGTCGCGACCAAAAGAACGCCTGTCGCCTGTGAATGGGTTGATGAGCTGTATCCTGACCATCAGCTGGACAAATTGCTTTGCCAAGCGGATTTCGTTGTCGTAGTGGTCCCCCTTACACCAGAAACCACAAAACTTATTGGCGAAAAAGAGTTTAAGCTTATGAAGAAAACTTCATATATCATCAATATTGCCCGCGGTAAGGTCATTGATGAAAAGGCCTTGGTCAAAGCCCTCCAAGACGGTGATATCGGGGGCGCCGGGCTGGATTGTGTCGAAGATGAGCCGCTGCCCCAAGACAGCCCTCTGTGGGATATGCCTAACGTGATTATCACACCGCACACGGCGGCGGATTCTCCTTTCTATATGGATAGAGCCATGAATCAATTTTGCGAAAGTCTTAAAAAGTTTATCAATAACCAAGATATATTAAATAAAATCAACAAAAATAAGGGTTATTAG
- a CDS encoding Crp/Fnr family transcriptional regulator produces MEENKWLPWTTNMLDDDLVKKVLEVYQIKEYKKGQFVFEQGELSDQIYLLLQGRIEINMVSVDGKKTIFSIHEPRCFFGELIMDHSPRLTSAVCLTNVTAAALDSSLNLGSDYYEKKLYQALFYSTSRKLKIQIQQLSDQVFEEAEERIEKLLLALCKNFGKEESGQVQVDLPLTHQMIADLTGCSRPTVSQIISDLAKKDKLSMERNKIIFKKHP; encoded by the coding sequence TGGAAGAAAATAAATGGCTGCCTTGGACTACGAATATGCTCGATGATGATCTGGTAAAAAAAGTGCTGGAAGTCTATCAAATCAAAGAATATAAAAAGGGACAGTTTGTTTTTGAACAAGGTGAGCTGAGCGATCAGATTTATCTTCTCCTTCAGGGCAGAATTGAAATAAATATGGTCAGCGTAGATGGCAAGAAAACTATTTTCTCGATCCATGAACCAAGGTGCTTCTTTGGCGAGCTGATCATGGATCATTCCCCCCGGCTTACCAGCGCTGTTTGTTTGACAAACGTCACCGCGGCTGCCCTGGACAGTTCTTTAAATTTGGGGTCGGATTATTATGAGAAGAAGCTGTATCAGGCTTTATTCTATTCAACAAGCCGCAAGCTGAAAATCCAGATTCAACAATTAAGCGACCAGGTATTTGAAGAGGCTGAAGAGCGTATAGAGAAGCTGCTCTTGGCTCTGTGCAAAAATTTCGGCAAAGAAGAATCCGGACAAGTACAAGTTGATTTGCCTCTGACCCATCAAATGATTGCAGACCTGACTGGTTGCTCCAGACCGACAGTATCTCAAATAATCAGCGACTTAGCCAAAAAAGACAAACTAAGCATGGAAAGAAACAAAATTATATTTAAAAAACATCCGTAA
- a CDS encoding M24 family metallopeptidase: MAENNIFKERIRFPIPTRELERRWRLVRNAMKAQGIDLLIMQNDNQFLGGYVRYFIDIPAEHAYPVSVLFPVDDEITTIFHSSAENPAPPAWSTRGVKTRLGAPYLRTLHYTNHYDAEEIVKIVKGRNDKKVGFVGMGLINAALYQYLHDHLPNVDWVDASDLVDEIKAVKSEDELVYVRESVKVHDAFASAMPSIIRPGIYEYEIRSEIIRLLENLGSEEQLIMLGSSPSGTPTPHLDTFFQNRQLMNGDQILIMVEANGPGGFYSEIMRTWCLGEPSQELHDTWEASKKIQQYAAGLLKPGINPPEIIDQVNNFMTKIGFPPEGRLFGHGQGYDLVERPAFVRHETLTLKANMVVALHPVLSNDKAFASCCDDFLITENGAERLQKTPQELIIL, encoded by the coding sequence ATGGCCGAAAACAACATTTTTAAAGAAAGAATCAGATTCCCTATTCCAACACGGGAATTGGAAAGGCGTTGGCGTCTGGTTAGGAACGCTATGAAGGCCCAGGGTATAGACTTGCTTATCATGCAAAATGATAATCAGTTTCTGGGTGGATATGTAAGATATTTCATCGATATTCCCGCTGAGCATGCCTATCCTGTTTCGGTGCTGTTTCCTGTTGATGATGAAATAACGACAATCTTCCACTCTTCTGCCGAAAATCCCGCGCCTCCTGCCTGGTCGACAAGAGGTGTCAAAACAAGGTTAGGCGCTCCTTATCTAAGAACCCTGCATTATACTAATCATTACGACGCTGAAGAAATTGTCAAAATTGTTAAAGGGAGAAACGACAAAAAAGTGGGGTTTGTGGGCATGGGGCTGATCAATGCAGCTCTATATCAGTACTTGCATGATCATCTTCCTAATGTAGACTGGGTTGATGCTTCCGATTTAGTCGACGAAATAAAAGCCGTTAAAAGTGAAGATGAGCTGGTTTATGTCAGAGAATCCGTCAAAGTGCATGATGCTTTTGCTTCCGCTATGCCCTCTATCATTCGTCCCGGGATATATGAATATGAAATCAGAAGCGAAATCATACGGTTGCTGGAGAACTTGGGCAGTGAAGAACAACTCATTATGCTTGGCTCATCTCCATCCGGGACACCGACCCCCCATTTGGATACATTTTTTCAAAACCGGCAGCTTATGAATGGGGATCAAATCCTGATCATGGTGGAAGCCAATGGCCCAGGAGGATTTTATTCAGAGATTATGCGGACCTGGTGTTTGGGCGAGCCGTCTCAGGAATTGCATGATACATGGGAAGCCTCTAAAAAAATTCAGCAGTATGCTGCGGGCCTGTTAAAACCCGGCATTAACCCGCCGGAAATTATTGATCAGGTTAACAATTTTATGACCAAGATCGGATTTCCTCCGGAAGGCCGTTTGTTCGGACATGGCCAGGGGTATGATCTTGTGGAGAGACCGGCCTTTGTCAGGCATGAAACTCTCACCTTAAAAGCCAATATGGTTGTTGCCTTACACCCGGTACTTTCGAATGATAAAGCTTTTGCCAGCTGTTGTGATGATTTCTTAATTACAGAAAATGGTGCTGAACGTCTTCAAAAAACACCCCAGGAATTGATCATACTTTAA
- a CDS encoding Crp/Fnr family transcriptional regulator, producing the protein MENKKYVPWTTNMIDEDLVERILQIYMKKDYTKGQMVFKQGELSDKIYLLLKGRIEIHMVSEYGKKSILGIHEPKCLFGELILDNSPRLTTAVCLTDVTVAVLDISLSLNSDYHEKKLYKTLLYSTIYKIKIQIQQLSEQLFEEAEDRVEKLLLGLCKNFGQEKSGYIEVDIPITHQTIADLTGCSRPTVSLILKDLSKKKHIIMERNKLIFPKHERDNL; encoded by the coding sequence ATGGAAAATAAAAAATACGTACCTTGGACGACCAATATGATAGATGAAGATTTGGTCGAAAGAATTCTCCAAATCTATATGAAAAAAGACTATACAAAAGGTCAAATGGTTTTTAAACAAGGCGAGCTAAGCGACAAAATTTATTTACTTCTTAAAGGCAGAATAGAAATCCACATGGTAAGCGAGTACGGCAAAAAGAGTATTCTCGGTATTCATGAGCCCAAATGTCTTTTTGGAGAGTTAATCCTGGACAATTCACCACGACTTACGACTGCTGTTTGTTTAACTGATGTAACTGTAGCCGTTTTGGACATTTCTTTATCGTTGAATTCCGACTATCATGAAAAGAAATTGTATAAGACTCTATTATATTCAACTATTTATAAAATAAAGATCCAGATCCAGCAATTAAGCGAACAACTATTTGAAGAAGCTGAGGACCGTGTTGAAAAGCTGTTATTAGGGTTATGTAAAAATTTTGGCCAAGAAAAATCAGGATATATCGAGGTGGACATACCGATAACTCATCAAACCATTGCTGATTTAACAGGCTGCTCCAGGCCAACCGTATCCCTGATCTTAAAAGACTTATCTAAAAAAAAGCACATCATAATGGAAAGGAACAAGCTGATATTTCCCAAACATGAGCGTGATAATCTTTAA